The stretch of DNA GCGCAGCTCGCGCAGGCGCGCGCCAGCGTGCAGCAGGCCGAACAGAACCTCGCCCGCACCGCGGTGCGCGCCCCCTTCGCGGGCACCGTCGCCACGCTGAACGTCGAGGTCGGCGAGTTCGCCGGGCAGGGCAGCGCCGTCGCCCGCCTCGTGGACCCCGGCAGCCTGCGCGTGACGTTCAACGTGCCCGCCGCCGACGCCGCCACCCTGGTAGGCGGGGCGCGCCTGAACGTCGGGTACGGCGGCGTGAACTACGTCGGCGTGGTGACCGGCGCGCCCGGCGTCGCCGGAACGAACCGCCTGGTGCCCGTCACGGCCCGCGTGCAGGGCGGCGCGGACCTCCCGGTGGGCGGGGCGGCGCAGGTCCGCTACCGCGTGCAGCTGGGCCAGGGCCTGCTCGTCCCCAGCGGCGCCGTGCAGGCCGACGCGGGCGAGAACGTCGTGTACACCGTCAGCGGCGGCGTCGCCCGCCGCACCCCGGTCAGCGTGGTCGCCGAGAGCGGCGCGCTCGTCGCCGTGCGCGGCCTCGACGCGGGCGCCGCAGTCGTCAGTCCCGTGCCCGCCAGCCTGCAGGACGGCTCGCGCGTGCAGACCGGCGCCCAGACCGCCCCGCAGACCGGAGCGACCCCGTGAGCACCCACGAACCCCCGGACTTCAACC from Deinococcus sp. JMULE3 encodes:
- a CDS encoding efflux RND transporter periplasmic adaptor subunit, whose amino-acid sequence is MRAAPLLLLTLTLTLSACAGTQKAAVNNDLDAAPAKTTTLQVATTPARSGTLDAQRSVSGTIEAQRDSQVAAQTGGTVQRLLVQEGDQVSQGQVLAQLDDTAQLQALQNARLQVQQAEISLAQTRRSTQNNTGTLNAAVTAAQASLAQAQAGAQSAENLYRLGGISLSDVQAARAQLAQAQSALAQARANLAQNGQSAQGSVPLQEAQLAQARASVQQAEQNLARTAVRAPFAGTVATLNVEVGEFAGQGSAVARLVDPGSLRVTFNVPAADAATLVGGARLNVGYGGVNYVGVVTGAPGVAGTNRLVPVTARVQGGADLPVGGAAQVRYRVQLGQGLLVPSGAVQADAGENVVYTVSGGVARRTPVSVVAESGALVAVRGLDAGAAVVSPVPASLQDGSRVQTGAQTAPQTGATP